In Apium graveolens cultivar Ventura chromosome 10, ASM990537v1, whole genome shotgun sequence, the following are encoded in one genomic region:
- the LOC141690605 gene encoding uncharacterized protein LOC141690605 codes for MSRDCKTPGNNKLIQLTAAPSNQAMTSSFPILQLPSNQPSESVTPVFPPSYPAQARTFNMNIEDAVQSSEIVAGTLYVNNINAKVLFDSRASKSFIFESFIGNLNCEIEPLVEPLSIILANQERISVKDVCPRCKLEISGYSFPASLIPFQLGEFDVILGMDWLAEHGAQIDYKKKKVILNSPQGNRVEFKGQKQVKMFLTII; via the coding sequence ATGTCGAGAGATTGCAAGACCCCCGGAAACAACAAGTTGATACAATTGACGGCCGCTCCTTCCAATCAAGCAATGACATCTTCTTTCCCAATTCTTCAACTTCCTTCAAATCAACCTTCTGAATCTGTAACTCCAGTGTTTCCTCCCTCATATCCTGCTCAGGCCCGGACATTCAACATGAACATCgaggatgctgttcagagttctgaAATTGTAGCAGGTACTCTTTATGTCAATAACATCAATGCTAAAGTGCTATTTGATTCCAGAGCTTCTAAATCTTTCATATTTGAATCTTTTATTGGCAATTTGAATTGTGAAATTGAACCATTAGTTGAACCCTTATCTATCATTTTGGCTAATCAAGAACGAATATCTGTTAAAGATGTTTGCCCTCGGTGTAAATTAGAGATTTCAGGCTATAGTTTCCCTGCTTCCCTCATACCTTTCcaattaggagaatttgacgttatattaggaatggattggttagcagaGCATGGTGCTCAGATAGATTATAAGAAGAAGAAAGTAATTCTTAATTCCCCTCAAGGAAATAGAGTAGAGTTTAAAGGGCAGAAGCAAGTTAAGATGTTTTTGACAATAATTTAA